In one Pseudomonadota bacterium genomic region, the following are encoded:
- the gorA gene encoding glutathione-disulfide reductase, producing MSQYDLIVIGGGSGGVATANRAGSYGARVALIEKGRIGGTCVNVGCVPKKIMWTAASLHEAVKEAKNYGFDTHLGEFHWSKLKAQRDSYIQSLHAGYERGLDGNNVEVIKGDAVFESHNTVRVGDNTYQSTRILVATGGYPLVPAIPGAQLGITSDGFFELEQQPKKIAVIGAGYIAVEFSGLLNTLGSHVSLFLRKTEVLRHFDHSIRSVLMSEMERDGIQIIKNTEFKEIIEDNKTLLLKSNNGDEYSGFDQVIWATGRTPNTETLNLDNVGVKTTKSGHVTVNKYQETNVPGIFAVGDITGHHELTPVAIAAGRRLADRLFNGQEDRHLNYENIPTVIFSHPPIGTVGITEHEAVTKFGAHNVKVYESSFKPMHFAFNANGAKCLMKLVVTGPEEKVVGCHGIGLGMDEMMQGFAVAIRMGATKKDFDDTVAIHPTVAEEMVTMKISRAAIPGSN from the coding sequence ATGTCTCAGTATGATCTGATTGTAATTGGGGGCGGTAGCGGCGGAGTCGCGACAGCCAATCGCGCGGGATCTTATGGTGCTCGAGTAGCACTGATCGAGAAAGGTCGAATAGGTGGCACTTGTGTTAACGTCGGCTGCGTTCCCAAGAAGATAATGTGGACTGCCGCGAGTCTTCATGAGGCAGTAAAAGAAGCAAAAAATTATGGTTTTGACACGCATCTTGGGGAGTTTCATTGGTCCAAACTCAAAGCACAACGAGACAGCTACATCCAAAGCCTCCATGCCGGCTACGAGCGTGGTCTAGATGGTAATAACGTCGAAGTTATAAAAGGCGACGCTGTTTTTGAGTCGCACAATACCGTGCGCGTTGGCGACAACACCTATCAAAGCACCCGCATACTGGTCGCCACAGGAGGTTATCCTTTGGTCCCGGCGATTCCGGGCGCTCAGCTGGGCATTACCTCAGACGGCTTTTTTGAGCTCGAACAGCAACCCAAAAAAATTGCCGTCATCGGTGCTGGCTACATCGCTGTAGAATTCTCCGGGTTATTGAATACGCTTGGTTCACACGTATCCTTATTTTTACGAAAAACTGAAGTTTTACGACACTTCGATCACTCCATTCGATCAGTACTGATGAGCGAAATGGAGAGAGACGGAATTCAAATCATTAAAAACACTGAATTTAAGGAAATCATAGAAGACAATAAGACTCTTCTATTGAAGTCAAATAACGGAGATGAATACTCTGGATTCGATCAAGTCATTTGGGCAACCGGTCGAACACCCAACACCGAGACCCTAAACCTAGATAACGTTGGCGTGAAAACGACAAAATCTGGTCATGTCACTGTCAACAAATATCAAGAAACAAATGTTCCTGGAATCTTTGCCGTGGGTGACATCACAGGGCACCACGAGTTAACGCCCGTTGCTATTGCGGCAGGTAGGCGCCTCGCTGATAGATTATTTAATGGGCAAGAAGATCGACATTTAAACTACGAAAACATTCCAACAGTTATTTTTAGCCATCCTCCGATAGGAACCGTCGGGATTACCGAACACGAGGCAGTCACAAAATTCGGGGCACACAATGTCAAAGTCTATGAAAGCAGTTTCAAACCGATGCACTTTGCCTTCAACGCTAATGGGGCGAAATGCCTCATGAAACTAGTCGTTACTGGACCAGAAGAAAAAGTGGTCGGCTGTCATGGGATTGGGCTTGGGATGGATGAAATGATGCAAGGTTTTGCCGTTGCTATTCGAATGGGGGCGACTAAAAAAGACTTCGACGATACCGTCGCGATCCACCCAACCGTTGCCGAGGAAATGGTCA